One Microbacterium sp. zg-B96 genomic region harbors:
- a CDS encoding DUF5979 domain-containing protein, translated as MNSHLSSPARSRHRKHGLLALVGTLAAAALVVTPLTAAQASVDDGTPVADARIGPNTEIVTKAPAEGLRTTVYLPPTAIVPDPATPYPDDAAADFTSQYGFIGIITTTSVDDPSLIGEMYCISVRTPAAAGISYQSGTWSEANVPNLGYVTYILNNYFPAVAAPAGLTPDQQAAAVQAAIWYFTDGVVLGADSPVRAATEAMIAAAQANGPVTEPAAPEVAINPASVSAPVGSVAGPYVVTVEGAAAVTVSVPDGYKMYHDDAATKPIANASSVPVPSETKSISIWITGPRVTGVETVLTARATVTVQRGSIYLYDGDTPLYSEAQPLVLADTTQRDAVATATTEFFTELTVNKAYAGGAVGQQGAAQLVIDCGQGYTFTQDIPAGTSATQTYRFRGIPVGNTCTVTEPTTGATTEVGVTTDAPQTGTMVDAGIALTVTNTVELNPGALNVVKVINGTGAGQQSAISLSVTCGNGLAETFDIPAGAAAGEYARTFGDLPAGTECTVAEREAGGNSSVSVAADDPVTVTIAPGAITDARLINTVQPAQTAPSGGGQSTPSGGGQSTPSGGAEGTPSGGAHGTPSGGAETTASGGALAMSGGDAPMPLLGLAAGVIGLGVLLMVAVQANRRNAE; from the coding sequence ATGAACTCACACCTCTCTTCCCCCGCCCGTTCCCGCCACCGCAAACACGGTCTGCTCGCGCTTGTGGGCACACTCGCCGCCGCAGCCTTGGTGGTGACGCCGTTGACGGCCGCACAAGCGAGCGTCGACGACGGGACCCCGGTGGCCGACGCCAGAATTGGACCGAACACCGAGATCGTCACCAAGGCCCCCGCCGAGGGACTGCGGACCACGGTCTATCTGCCACCCACGGCCATCGTGCCCGACCCCGCAACCCCGTATCCGGACGATGCAGCGGCGGACTTCACCTCGCAGTACGGGTTCATCGGCATCATCACCACCACGTCGGTCGATGACCCGTCCCTGATCGGCGAGATGTACTGCATCTCCGTGCGCACTCCCGCCGCCGCAGGCATCAGCTACCAGTCGGGGACGTGGTCCGAGGCCAACGTGCCGAACCTCGGGTACGTCACCTACATCCTCAACAACTACTTCCCGGCGGTCGCTGCGCCGGCGGGGCTGACGCCCGACCAGCAGGCGGCCGCAGTCCAGGCGGCGATCTGGTACTTCACGGACGGGGTGGTGCTGGGCGCCGATTCGCCTGTTCGCGCTGCCACCGAGGCGATGATCGCGGCCGCCCAGGCCAACGGGCCGGTCACCGAGCCGGCGGCGCCCGAGGTGGCGATCAACCCGGCATCCGTCTCTGCACCCGTGGGGAGCGTGGCAGGCCCCTACGTCGTCACGGTCGAGGGTGCTGCGGCGGTGACCGTGAGCGTGCCGGACGGCTACAAGATGTACCACGACGACGCCGCCACGAAGCCGATCGCGAACGCGAGCAGCGTCCCAGTCCCATCGGAGACAAAATCCATATCCATCTGGATCACCGGGCCAAGGGTGACGGGCGTGGAAACCGTCCTGACCGCCCGAGCCACCGTGACGGTGCAGCGAGGCAGCATCTACCTCTACGACGGCGACACCCCGTTGTACAGCGAGGCGCAGCCGCTGGTCCTCGCCGACACGACGCAGCGGGATGCCGTCGCGACGGCGACGACGGAGTTCTTCACCGAGCTCACCGTCAACAAGGCGTATGCCGGGGGCGCGGTGGGTCAGCAGGGCGCGGCCCAGCTCGTGATCGACTGCGGCCAGGGCTACACGTTCACGCAGGACATCCCCGCGGGGACCAGCGCGACCCAGACCTACAGGTTCCGTGGCATCCCCGTGGGTAACACCTGTACGGTCACCGAGCCGACCACCGGAGCCACCACCGAGGTCGGCGTCACCACCGACGCCCCGCAGACGGGCACGATGGTCGATGCCGGCATCGCGCTGACGGTGACGAACACCGTCGAGCTCAATCCCGGCGCACTCAACGTCGTCAAGGTCATCAACGGCACGGGAGCCGGCCAGCAGTCCGCCATCTCCCTGTCGGTGACATGCGGCAACGGGCTGGCTGAGACCTTCGACATCCCCGCCGGCGCGGCCGCGGGGGAGTACGCGCGGACGTTCGGCGACCTGCCGGCCGGCACGGAGTGCACCGTCGCGGAGCGGGAGGCCGGTGGCAACAGCTCGGTGAGCGTCGCCGCTGACGACCCGGTGACGGTGACGATCGCGCCGGGGGCGATCACGGATGCCAGGCTGATCAACACCGTGCAGCCGGCGCAGACCGCCCCGAGCGGTGGCGGGCAGAGCACCCCGAGCGGTGGCGGGCAGAGCACCCCGAGCGGTGGCGCCGAGGGCACCCCGAGCGGTGGCGCGCACGGGACCCCGAGCGGGGGCGCGGAGACCACCGCGAGCGGGGGCGCGCTGGCGATGTCGGGAGGCGACGCGCCGATGCCGTTGCTGGGGCTGGCTGCGGGCGTGATCGGTCTCGGTGTGCTGCTGATGGTGGCCGTCCAGGCGAACCGTCGCAACGCCGAATGA
- a CDS encoding Rv3654c family TadE-like protein, with amino-acid sequence MPGTVATVGVLAAGVLFGASLLSVGTAAAWSQRLAGAADAAALAAADAASGAVAGVPCERAAQVGATVGAEVIACELDGLVATVTLGATYGVLPVSAAARAGPPPAAP; translated from the coding sequence ATGCCCGGTACAGTCGCCACTGTCGGCGTGCTCGCGGCGGGCGTGCTGTTCGGCGCGTCGCTGTTGAGCGTCGGAACCGCGGCGGCGTGGAGCCAGCGGCTGGCGGGAGCGGCCGATGCCGCCGCGCTCGCCGCCGCTGACGCGGCATCCGGCGCCGTCGCCGGCGTGCCCTGTGAACGTGCCGCGCAGGTCGGCGCCACCGTGGGGGCAGAGGTGATCGCGTGCGAACTCGACGGCCTCGTGGCCACCGTCACCCTCGGTGCGACGTACGGCGTGCTGCCCGTCTCGGCGGCGGCGCGCGCAGGCCCGCCTCCCGCTGCGCCGTGA
- a CDS encoding TadE family type IV pilus minor pilin — MSSRRWDDRGSAAAEFAVALPAVIIVFLLFAGALTASGRQVRLEQGAAQGARLAARGEADGRVQDAVSRAVTGAAATIGSDGDLVCVTATAPTGLPLPLGDLRATACAVGEGR; from the coding sequence ATGAGCAGCCGCCGGTGGGACGATCGCGGCTCGGCCGCCGCCGAGTTCGCGGTCGCCCTGCCGGCGGTGATCATCGTGTTCCTGCTGTTCGCCGGGGCGCTGACCGCCTCGGGGCGCCAGGTCAGACTCGAGCAGGGCGCGGCGCAGGGCGCGCGCCTGGCGGCGCGGGGCGAAGCCGACGGGCGCGTGCAGGATGCCGTGTCGCGCGCGGTCACCGGTGCCGCCGCCACCATCGGATCCGACGGCGACCTCGTGTGCGTCACCGCGACCGCGCCGACGGGCCTGCCGTTGCCGCTCGGCGACCTGCGCGCGACGGCGTGCGCCGTGGGGGAGGGGCGCTGA
- a CDS encoding DUF4244 domain-containing protein gives MTRTTPDPLPGLTRRRAARLLKEDSGAATAEYAIATMAAVAFAGLLVIIMRSDEVRGILTDLIRRALTVA, from the coding sequence ATGACGAGAACGACACCCGACCCCCTGCCCGGCCTCACCCGCCGCCGCGCGGCCCGGCTACTGAAAGAGGACTCCGGCGCCGCCACCGCCGAGTATGCGATCGCGACGATGGCCGCCGTTGCGTTCGCCGGGCTGCTGGTGATCATCATGCGTTCGGACGAAGTGCGCGGCATCCTCACCGATCTCATCCGCCGAGCCCTCACCGTCGCCTGA
- a CDS encoding type II secretion system F family protein: MIGRRPRAPDANAAAIRRRRRPQAPDADAAATTVLQLAVLLQAGITPDRAWQHLASSGNATAAGVCARVAEGAALPAAIAGADGPWRHVADAWSVATTVGAPLAVSLRAVAEALRDAQAAADDVRVALAEPIATARLIAWLPLVAVALGAALGFNAVGVVFTQPLGTVAVVAGALLMFAARGWTARLIARAQPPPGVPGLDAELLAVALAGGVSIPRARDLVTATGMQEHPRTVAVLDLSRTAGAPAVELLRADAAHARHRSRVEGRLRAARLSSRLLLPLGVCTLPAFLLLGVAPMLLGVLATTPLTL; the protein is encoded by the coding sequence GTGATCGGCCGGCGCCCGCGAGCTCCGGATGCGAATGCCGCGGCGATCCGCCGGCGCCGACGCCCGCAAGCCCCCGATGCGGATGCCGCGGCGACCACCGTGCTGCAGCTTGCGGTGCTGCTGCAGGCCGGGATCACACCGGACCGTGCCTGGCAGCACCTCGCCTCGTCCGGAAACGCCACGGCGGCGGGCGTGTGCGCGCGGGTCGCGGAGGGTGCGGCGCTGCCGGCAGCCATCGCGGGGGCCGATGGCCCCTGGCGCCACGTCGCCGACGCCTGGTCGGTGGCGACGACCGTCGGGGCCCCGCTGGCCGTGAGCCTGCGGGCGGTCGCCGAAGCGCTGCGCGATGCCCAGGCGGCCGCCGACGATGTGCGGGTCGCGCTCGCCGAGCCGATCGCGACGGCACGACTCATCGCCTGGCTGCCGCTGGTCGCGGTCGCCCTCGGCGCAGCGCTCGGCTTCAACGCCGTGGGCGTCGTCTTCACCCAGCCGCTGGGCACGGTAGCGGTCGTGGCGGGCGCCCTGCTCATGTTCGCCGCGCGCGGGTGGACCGCCCGGCTGATCGCACGCGCGCAGCCGCCCCCGGGAGTTCCCGGCTTGGATGCCGAACTGCTCGCCGTCGCCCTCGCCGGCGGCGTCTCGATTCCCCGCGCCCGAGATCTCGTCACTGCGACCGGCATGCAAGAGCACCCGCGCACCGTCGCCGTGCTCGACCTCTCCCGCACGGCCGGCGCGCCCGCGGTCGAGCTGCTGCGCGCCGACGCCGCCCACGCCCGCCACCGTTCGCGCGTCGAGGGGCGGCTGCGCGCGGCGCGCCTGTCGTCACGCCTGCTGCTGCCGCTCGGCGTCTGCACGCTCCCCGCCTTCCTCCTGCTCGGGGTGGCGCCCATGCTCCTCGGCGTGCTCGCGACGACGCCGCTCACTCTCTGA
- a CDS encoding TadA family conjugal transfer-associated ATPase: MTSTFVVVPRRAAAVTPTAEVSALVGVEPRPTALADPLLRPPAAVAAPHQVLARKLPTDAALAPLAPYLADPAVTDVFVNGAEGLFVDRGHGAQPVLAWRADEADVRALAVDLIALGGRHLDDATPCVDVQLAGGIRVHAVLPPVSRGGTMISVRAPAAEVPDLDALQTRGMFGTRTRELLEAVVDERVNVLITGATGVGKTTLLAALLGRVPSTERIVTIEDVAELRLRHPHHVRLEARQPNLEGAGCVSLARLVREALRMRPDRLVVGECRGEEVRELLTALNTGHHGGAGTLHAGGIDDVPARLEALGALAGMDERAVARQVVSAIGCIVHVARGADGARKVAGMAWPVLSGGALSLEAVPR; the protein is encoded by the coding sequence ATGACCAGCACGTTCGTCGTCGTCCCGCGCCGCGCAGCGGCGGTGACCCCCACGGCTGAGGTGTCAGCCCTCGTCGGCGTCGAGCCGCGACCGACGGCCCTCGCGGATCCGTTGCTGCGCCCGCCCGCCGCTGTGGCCGCACCCCACCAAGTGCTCGCTCGCAAGCTGCCCACCGATGCCGCGCTGGCACCGCTCGCGCCCTACCTGGCCGACCCGGCGGTCACCGACGTGTTCGTCAACGGTGCCGAGGGGCTCTTCGTCGACCGCGGTCACGGCGCCCAGCCGGTGCTCGCGTGGCGGGCGGACGAGGCGGACGTCCGAGCGCTCGCCGTCGACCTCATCGCGCTCGGCGGGCGTCATCTCGATGACGCGACGCCCTGCGTCGACGTGCAACTGGCCGGCGGCATCAGGGTGCACGCCGTGCTGCCGCCGGTGTCGCGGGGCGGCACCATGATCTCGGTGCGAGCGCCCGCCGCCGAGGTCCCCGACCTCGACGCGCTGCAGACCCGCGGCATGTTCGGCACCCGCACCCGGGAGCTGCTCGAGGCGGTCGTCGACGAGCGCGTCAACGTGCTGATCACCGGTGCCACCGGGGTGGGAAAGACGACCCTGCTTGCGGCCCTGCTCGGCCGGGTGCCGTCCACCGAGCGGATCGTCACGATCGAGGACGTCGCCGAGCTGCGTCTGCGGCATCCGCATCACGTGCGCTTGGAGGCACGTCAACCGAACCTCGAGGGTGCCGGTTGCGTCTCCCTGGCGCGGCTGGTGCGCGAGGCGCTGCGGATGCGTCCCGATCGTCTCGTGGTGGGGGAGTGCCGCGGCGAAGAGGTGCGGGAGTTGCTCACCGCGCTCAACACCGGCCACCACGGCGGGGCCGGCACGCTGCACGCCGGCGGCATCGACGACGTGCCCGCCCGGCTGGAGGCTCTGGGCGCGCTTGCCGGGATGGATGAGCGCGCGGTCGCACGGCAGGTCGTCAGTGCGATCGGCTGCATCGTGCACGTGGCGCGCGGGGCGGACGGGGCGCGCAAGGTCGCGGGGATGGCGTGGCCCGTGCTGTCCGGCGGGGCGTTGTCGCTCGAGGCGGTGCCACGGTGA
- a CDS encoding extracellular solute-binding protein, producing the protein MMKKKLRCAAGIVAAAAVTLSLAACSSGGTAGASEVPTGVTLTMWHTTADSDALLNLYKAYEEHSGNTIELVDIPSDSFPATVQTKWATGDRPDILEFYGAREDLRSLNPSQNLVDLSDLDFVDALGDMAGLSGSIDAVTYGASLGPVTSFGLFYNKAVLADAGLSTPESYADLADVCSALGGTGVTPIFEAAGSGFPPMILSVFNYMAEHNGDLEYADRVVAGDAKINDPKGPFVAGLEAYVDMRDNGCFNSDATTATFESGLASVFGGQAAFIALPSDMAGMLIGMNDGDAALVSETVGFISVSATGAVGNISPSPSGTYYVPKNKDAAKQAAAIDFINFVTGDGYQAYVDEAMIVPVLTTATAPELPGIMQDVAASMAGATLTVNAAIPGFGAIVAETNKLLAGQQSPQETADQLQLAFEQAKVAAGL; encoded by the coding sequence ATGATGAAAAAGAAACTTCGCTGCGCCGCCGGCATTGTCGCCGCGGCCGCTGTAACCCTGTCCCTGGCGGCGTGCTCCTCTGGCGGGACCGCCGGTGCCAGCGAGGTGCCCACCGGCGTGACGCTGACGATGTGGCACACCACCGCCGACAGCGACGCGCTGCTGAACCTCTACAAGGCGTACGAGGAGCACTCCGGCAACACCATCGAGCTGGTCGACATCCCCTCCGACAGCTTCCCCGCCACCGTACAGACCAAGTGGGCGACCGGTGACCGTCCCGACATCCTCGAGTTCTACGGCGCCCGCGAGGACCTTCGCTCGCTCAACCCTTCGCAAAACCTCGTAGACCTGAGCGACCTCGACTTCGTCGACGCACTCGGCGACATGGCGGGCCTGTCCGGTTCGATCGACGCTGTCACCTACGGCGCGTCGTTGGGGCCGGTGACCTCGTTCGGACTCTTCTACAACAAGGCCGTCCTCGCAGATGCCGGGCTGAGCACTCCGGAGAGCTACGCCGATCTCGCTGACGTCTGCTCCGCCCTGGGCGGCACCGGTGTCACTCCGATCTTCGAGGCCGCTGGCTCCGGCTTCCCGCCGATGATCCTCAGCGTGTTCAACTACATGGCCGAGCACAACGGCGACCTCGAGTACGCCGACCGGGTCGTCGCGGGAGATGCGAAGATCAACGACCCCAAGGGTCCGTTCGTAGCCGGACTCGAGGCCTATGTCGACATGCGTGACAATGGGTGCTTCAACAGCGACGCGACCACCGCGACCTTTGAGAGCGGTCTTGCGTCGGTATTCGGCGGTCAGGCGGCCTTCATCGCCCTCCCATCCGACATGGCGGGCATGCTCATCGGCATGAACGACGGCGACGCAGCGCTGGTCAGCGAGACCGTCGGGTTCATCTCGGTGTCAGCGACCGGCGCCGTCGGCAACATCTCGCCGAGCCCCTCGGGCACCTACTACGTGCCCAAGAACAAGGATGCGGCTAAGCAGGCCGCCGCGATCGACTTCATCAACTTCGTGACAGGTGACGGCTACCAGGCCTATGTCGACGAGGCGATGATCGTGCCGGTGCTCACCACCGCCACCGCGCCAGAGCTGCCGGGCATCATGCAGGACGTCGCCGCGAGCATGGCGGGCGCCACGCTGACGGTCAACGCCGCCATCCCCGGCTTCGGGGCCATCGTCGCTGAGACAAACAAGCTGCTGGCCGGCCAGCAGAGCCCGCAGGAGACCGCGGACCAGCTGCAGCTCGCCTTCGAACAGGCGAAGGTGGCCGCGGGTCTGTGA
- a CDS encoding sugar ABC transporter permease — protein sequence MTELDTREVVTRSVERRRGSFRRNDPPRVGNGAAGVKPRQWYQWWFALPAAVLVLFFFFVPFIANAFFAFTQWTGYSSVITFNGLQNFQNLIDRGVLWQATLITLVYAVIGMVTQNAVGLSLAKALQHTGRANTVFRSIFFIPVLISPLAAGYIWKALLQPEGFVNDVISLFVPGDFTFAWLGNAVTALIAVACIDAWKWSGMATLVYIAGLNRIPGQLVEAATLDGAGAWRRFWAIEFPLLAPAFTFNIVITFVGAFSAFDGIVATTGGGPGTATTVLNKAAYDQYGQGLFGTASALNFVVALLVICTAIPLIAWMRKREERM from the coding sequence GTGACCGAGCTCGACACTCGCGAGGTCGTCACCCGCTCTGTCGAGCGCCGTCGGGGGTCATTCCGACGGAACGACCCCCCACGGGTCGGTAACGGCGCTGCTGGCGTCAAGCCGCGCCAGTGGTACCAGTGGTGGTTCGCGTTGCCGGCCGCCGTGCTCGTGCTGTTCTTCTTCTTCGTCCCCTTCATCGCGAACGCGTTCTTCGCGTTCACGCAGTGGACCGGGTACAGCTCGGTCATCACGTTCAATGGGCTGCAGAACTTCCAGAACCTGATCGATCGCGGCGTGCTCTGGCAGGCTACGCTGATCACCCTTGTGTACGCGGTGATCGGGATGGTCACACAGAACGCCGTCGGGCTGTCACTGGCAAAGGCGCTGCAGCACACCGGGCGAGCGAACACCGTTTTCCGCTCCATCTTCTTCATCCCCGTGCTCATCTCGCCGCTCGCAGCGGGCTATATCTGGAAGGCGCTGCTGCAGCCCGAGGGGTTCGTCAACGACGTCATCTCGCTGTTCGTTCCCGGCGACTTCACCTTCGCCTGGCTCGGCAACGCGGTCACCGCACTGATCGCGGTCGCGTGCATCGACGCGTGGAAGTGGAGCGGCATGGCGACCCTGGTGTACATCGCCGGGCTCAACCGCATCCCCGGGCAGCTGGTCGAAGCGGCGACGCTCGACGGGGCCGGGGCGTGGCGGCGATTCTGGGCTATCGAGTTCCCGCTGCTCGCTCCCGCCTTCACCTTCAACATCGTGATCACCTTCGTGGGAGCGTTCAGCGCCTTCGACGGTATCGTCGCGACCACCGGTGGGGGTCCGGGTACCGCGACCACGGTGCTGAACAAGGCCGCCTACGACCAGTACGGCCAGGGTCTTTTCGGCACCGCGAGCGCCCTGAACTTCGTGGTGGCACTGCTCGTGATCTGCACCGCGATCCCCCTGATCGCCTGGATGCGCAAGCGTGAGGAACGGATGTGA
- a CDS encoding carbohydrate ABC transporter permease, which produces MSATQALTVGAGRGIARPRPGSIVKYTLLSVFALPWVVLPLWMLLVNSVKSEGEAAVPTLGLPSEWAAWENYATVISDGNYFTALRNSLLVAVPSIALIILLGSMAAWAYARTSSMSLKTLYFVSALSIILPPAIIPSVFVLTQVGLNGSMLGYALTIIGTRLGVVVFIATGFVQALPTSYEEAAQIDGANRWQIYWHVVLPLLAPVLFTAAVLLVISVWNDFFFALFLLQGSESATLPLALYQFANSGTYGVRWNLVFANVVLTSVPLLIAYIFLQRRVLAGLTEGGVTG; this is translated from the coding sequence GTGAGCGCGACACAGGCACTGACCGTCGGCGCGGGCCGCGGCATCGCGCGGCCTCGCCCGGGGAGCATCGTGAAGTACACCTTGCTCTCTGTGTTCGCGCTGCCGTGGGTGGTCCTGCCGCTGTGGATGCTGCTGGTGAATTCGGTCAAGTCCGAGGGTGAGGCGGCCGTCCCGACTCTCGGACTGCCGAGCGAGTGGGCGGCCTGGGAGAACTACGCGACCGTCATCAGTGACGGGAACTATTTCACGGCGTTGCGCAACAGCCTGTTGGTCGCAGTGCCCTCCATCGCGCTAATCATCCTGCTGGGGTCCATGGCGGCCTGGGCCTACGCCCGGACTTCGTCCATGTCGCTCAAGACCTTGTACTTCGTTTCCGCGCTGTCGATCATCCTGCCGCCGGCCATCATTCCTTCGGTGTTCGTACTTACGCAGGTGGGTTTGAACGGATCGATGCTGGGCTACGCGCTCACGATCATCGGAACCAGGCTGGGGGTGGTGGTCTTCATCGCGACGGGGTTCGTTCAGGCCCTCCCGACCAGCTATGAGGAGGCCGCGCAGATCGACGGCGCGAACCGCTGGCAGATCTACTGGCACGTCGTCCTGCCGTTGCTCGCACCTGTGCTGTTCACCGCGGCGGTGCTACTGGTGATCTCGGTATGGAACGACTTCTTCTTCGCGCTGTTCCTGCTGCAGGGGAGCGAATCGGCGACTTTGCCGCTCGCGCTGTACCAGTTCGCCAACTCGGGGACTTACGGCGTCCGGTGGAACCTCGTTTTCGCGAACGTCGTGCTCACGAGCGTGCCGCTTCTCATCGCCTACATCTTCTTGCAGCGCCGGGTCCTGGCGGGGCTGACCGAGGGCGGGGTGACCGGCTGA
- a CDS encoding FAD-binding oxidoreductase, whose amino-acid sequence MTSPQLHLFLDRARGIVGEAHVYASDDERLDTLRDRFGAYYETEHEPRPGGAVRPASTEEVQAIVRLANETGVALWTSSRGRNFGYGGPAPVRRGDVALDLQRMNRILEIDEKRAYAVVEPGVATGELLAEIERRGLKLWPGTTSSPYSSIIGNALERGIGYDIMSERFESLCGLEVVLADGTLVRTGSGSMDGSTVWHENKYGYGPIVDGLFSQSNFGIVTKAGFWLSPEPAAFRHSELYLEDFSRMAEFMDILGDLRRRRILENGVSSGPDFPASAPGDVPPPHDAAPAGPPPQRLRSRLGWHGPRSVIDAKWEATLAALQGIDGLTYDTAVYEAPYDYTMWNANARMAAGLPTDLEEPDWENAHYGLFIAPVIPNIGEAYVEVWNLINEVFERHGRVGGMPPGFHMHSARSLVVIPPVPLKGMPMLPNRGADIDNAVSVALVSDLIHECAQRGWTEYRAGTLFMDQVLAEQDFAGGTRAELYERIKNALDPNGILSPGKSGIWGSATRPASAAPGVRFGVARSED is encoded by the coding sequence ATGACATCACCTCAGCTTCACCTCTTCCTCGACCGTGCGCGCGGAATCGTCGGCGAAGCGCACGTGTACGCGTCGGACGACGAACGGCTGGACACCCTGCGCGACCGGTTCGGCGCCTACTACGAGACCGAGCACGAGCCCCGCCCGGGCGGGGCCGTGCGCCCCGCCTCTACGGAGGAGGTGCAGGCAATCGTGCGGCTGGCCAACGAGACCGGCGTGGCGCTGTGGACGAGTTCGCGGGGCCGCAACTTCGGCTACGGCGGGCCGGCGCCGGTTCGTCGCGGGGATGTCGCGCTCGACTTGCAGCGCATGAACCGCATCCTGGAGATCGACGAGAAGCGCGCCTACGCTGTCGTGGAGCCCGGGGTGGCCACCGGTGAGCTGCTCGCAGAGATCGAGCGGCGCGGCCTGAAGCTGTGGCCGGGCACGACGTCGTCCCCGTACTCGAGCATCATCGGCAACGCGCTGGAGCGCGGGATCGGCTACGACATCATGTCCGAGCGCTTCGAGTCGTTGTGCGGGCTCGAGGTCGTCCTCGCCGACGGCACGCTGGTGCGCACCGGGTCCGGGTCGATGGACGGCTCGACCGTGTGGCACGAGAACAAGTACGGCTACGGCCCGATCGTTGATGGACTGTTCTCGCAGTCGAACTTCGGGATCGTGACGAAGGCCGGATTCTGGCTGAGCCCCGAGCCGGCGGCATTCCGCCACTCCGAGCTGTACCTCGAGGACTTCAGCCGGATGGCGGAGTTCATGGACATCCTCGGCGACCTGCGTCGGCGCCGCATCCTCGAGAATGGGGTCAGTAGCGGACCGGACTTCCCCGCCAGCGCGCCGGGTGATGTGCCCCCGCCACACGACGCTGCTCCGGCCGGCCCACCACCTCAGCGCCTGCGCTCTCGCCTCGGCTGGCACGGCCCCCGCTCCGTCATCGACGCAAAGTGGGAGGCGACGCTCGCGGCGCTCCAGGGCATCGATGGACTCACATACGACACCGCGGTGTACGAGGCGCCCTACGACTACACGATGTGGAATGCGAACGCGCGGATGGCCGCGGGGCTTCCGACCGACCTCGAGGAACCAGACTGGGAGAACGCGCACTACGGCCTGTTCATCGCCCCGGTCATTCCGAACATTGGAGAGGCATACGTCGAGGTATGGAACCTCATCAACGAGGTGTTCGAGCGACACGGTCGCGTGGGAGGTATGCCGCCCGGGTTCCACATGCACTCCGCGCGCTCGCTCGTCGTGATCCCGCCGGTGCCGCTCAAGGGGATGCCGATGCTTCCGAACCGCGGTGCGGATATCGACAACGCGGTGTCGGTTGCGCTGGTGTCCGATCTCATTCACGAGTGCGCGCAGCGCGGCTGGACCGAGTATCGCGCCGGCACGCTGTTCATGGACCAGGTGCTCGCCGAGCAGGACTTCGCCGGCGGAACCAGGGCGGAGCTCTACGAGCGCATCAAGAACGCCCTCGACCCGAACGGCATCCTGAGCCCGGGCAAGTCCGGCATCTGGGGCAGCGCCACTCGGCCCGCCTCAGCCGCCCCTGGCGTGCGCTTCGGCGTCGCGCGGTCGGAGGACTGA
- a CDS encoding fumarylacetoacetate hydrolase family protein: MRVGNLGGRAVVIDGDRAVDVAVASDGRFGPDPMDVLAAWPDFASWAGSATLPAGEPFDETDLLAPVPRPAQVFTLMTNHPDGAALPGMSIPEELIVLTKFRSSLTGPFEDVSLGGPMVDYETAVVVAVGRGGRGIPADEAWDHVAGVCVGQDLSDRDRMLHASVPQQFSMAKSFAGAGPFGPYLVTPDEFDDPDDIPYSATLEGPGVDGVLTVQAASTGELVYGVPEVIARLSETVELLPGDLIFMGTPRGIGLARGQLLRPGVVLTSILDDVARMRTTFSSQLDPFPVPPPPPGAPAGPPPR, translated from the coding sequence ATGCGCGTAGGCAACCTTGGTGGCCGCGCCGTGGTCATCGACGGCGACCGTGCCGTCGACGTCGCCGTCGCGAGCGACGGTCGCTTCGGACCGGATCCCATGGACGTGCTTGCGGCGTGGCCGGACTTCGCTTCCTGGGCGGGGTCCGCCACTCTGCCCGCCGGCGAGCCGTTCGACGAGACCGACCTGCTCGCGCCGGTGCCGCGGCCCGCGCAGGTGTTCACGCTCATGACGAACCACCCCGACGGCGCAGCGCTGCCCGGCATGAGCATCCCGGAAGAGCTCATCGTGCTGACGAAGTTCCGCTCGTCACTGACCGGCCCGTTCGAGGACGTGTCGCTCGGCGGGCCGATGGTGGACTACGAGACCGCGGTCGTGGTGGCCGTCGGCCGTGGCGGTCGGGGCATCCCGGCCGACGAGGCGTGGGACCACGTGGCGGGGGTCTGCGTCGGTCAGGACCTCAGCGACCGGGACCGGATGCTGCACGCTTCCGTGCCTCAGCAGTTCAGCATGGCCAAGTCCTTCGCAGGCGCGGGTCCGTTCGGCCCGTACCTCGTTACGCCGGACGAATTCGACGACCCAGACGACATCCCCTATAGCGCCACCCTGGAAGGACCGGGGGTGGACGGGGTACTGACCGTGCAGGCGGCCTCGACCGGGGAGCTTGTGTACGGCGTTCCGGAGGTGATCGCCCGGCTGTCCGAGACGGTCGAGCTGCTGCCCGGCGACCTCATCTTCATGGGCACCCCGAGAGGCATTGGTCTGGCGCGCGGCCAGTTGCTGCGCCCGGGCGTCGTGCTCACCAGCATCCTCGATGACGTGGCCCGGATGCGGACGACGTTCAGCTCGCAGCTCGATCCCTTCCCGGTTCCGCCCCCGCCGCCCGGCGCTCCGGCCGGACCGCCACCTCGGTAA